In the Microtus pennsylvanicus isolate mMicPen1 chromosome 6, mMicPen1.hap1, whole genome shotgun sequence genome, one interval contains:
- the Rxfp3 gene encoding relaxin-3 receptor 1, producing the protein MTQRHLRAQVASATTAATMSKAAAGDELSEFFSLTPDLLEVANTSNNASQQLPDLWWELGLELPDGAAPGHPPGSGGAESADTEARVRILISAVYWVVCALGLAGNLLVLYLMKSKQGWRKSSINLFVTNLALTDFQFVLTLPFWAVENALDFKWPFGKAMCKIVSMVTSMNMYASVFFLTAMSVARYHSVASALKSHRTRGLGRGDCCGQSLRDSCCFSAKLLCGLIWASAMLASLPNVIFSTTIRVMGEELCLMHFPDKLLGWDRQFWLGLYHLQKVLLGFLLPLSIIILCYLLLVRFISDRRVVGTTDAAGVAAAGGGLSAASARRRSKVTKSVTIVVLSFFLCWLPNQALTTWSILIKFNAVPFSQEYFLCQVYAFPVSVCLAHSNSCLNPILYCLVRREFRKALKNLLWRIASPSLTSMRPFTATTKPEPEDHGLQALAPLNAAAEPDLLYYPPGVVVYSGGRYDLLPSSSAY; encoded by the coding sequence ATGACCCAGAGGCACCTGCGCGCGCAGGTGGCTTCTGCAACCACAGCCGCCACCATGAGTAAGGCTGCTGCGGGTGATGAGCTTTCAGAATTCTTCAGCCTCACCCCAGACTTGCTGGAGGTTGCCAACACGAGCAATAACGCGTCACAGCAGCTTCCCGACTTGTGgtgggagctggggctggagttgCCTGATGGTGCGGCGCCCGGGCATCCCCCGGGCAGCGGCGGGGCAGAGAGCGCAGACACTGAGGCCCGGGTACGGATTCTCATCAGTGCGGTTTACTGGGTAGTTTGTGCCCTGGGACTGGCCGGCAACCTGCTGGTTCTCTACCTGATGAAGAGCAAGCAGGGCTGGCGCAAATCTTCCATCAACCTCTTCGTCACTAACCTGGCGCTCACTGACTTTCAATTCGTGCTCACTTTGCCCTTCTGGGCAGTGGAGAACGCTCTAGACTTCAAGTGGCCCTTCGGCAAGGCCATGTGTAAGATAGTGTCCATGGTGACGTCCATGAACATGTACGCTAGCGTCTTCTTTCTCACTGCTATGAGCGTGGCGCGCTACCACTCTGTGGCCTCCGCTCTGAAGAGCCATCGGACCCGAGGGCTTGGCCGTGGCGACTGCTGCGGCCAGAGCTTAAGGGACAGTTGCTGTTTCTCAGCCAAGTTGTTGTGTGGATTGATATGGGCTTCTGCCATGTTAGCCTCGCTGCCCAATGTCATCTTTTCTACCACCATCAGGGTGATGGGCGAGGAGCTGTGCCTCATGCATTTCCCCGACAAGCTGCTAGGATGGGACAGGCAGTTCTGGCTGGGTTTGTACCACCTGCAGAAGGTGTTGCTGGGCTTCCTGCTACCGCTGAGTATCATCATTCTGTGTTACCTGTTGCTAGTGCGCTTCATCTCGGACCGCCGCGTAGTGGGGACGACGGATGCAGCCGGAGTCGCAGCGGCTGGGGGAGGCCTGAGTGCAGCCAGCGCTCGGAGGCGGTCCAAGGTCACCAAGTCAGTGACCATCGTAGTCCTGTCCTTTTTCCTGTGTTGGCTGCCCAACCAGGCGCTCACCACCTGGAGTATCCTCATCAAGTTCAACGCGGTGCCCTTCAGCCAGGAGTACTTTCTGTGCCAGGTGTACGCGTTCCCAGTCAGCGTGTGCCTAGCACACTCTAACAGCTGCCTCAACCCGATCCTCTACTGCTTAGTGCGCCGAGAGTTCCGAAAGGCGCTCAAGAACCTGCTGTGGCGCATCGCGTCGCCTTCGCTCACCAGCATGCGCCCCTTCACCGCCACCACCAAGCCAGAGCCGGAGGACCACGGGCTGCAGGCCCTGGCGCCGCTTAACGCCGCTGCAGAACCTGACCTGCTCTACTATCCGCCCGGTGTAGTGGTCTACAGTGGGGGACGCTACGACCTGCTGCCTAGCAGTTCGGCCTACTGA
- the Slc45a2 gene encoding membrane-associated transporter protein: MSGSHGQTDTHTYQSLSEDCPFGSVEQPKRSTGRLIMHSMAMFGREFCYAVEAAYVTPVLLSVGLPKSLYSMVWLLSPILGFLLQPVVGSISDHCRARWGRRRPYILTLAIMMLLGMALYLNGDAVVSALVANPRRKLVWAVSITMTGVVLFDFSADFIDGPIKAYLFDVCSHKDKEKGLHYHALFTGFGGALGYLLGAIDWMHLELGRLLGTEFQVMFFFSGLVLTLCFLVHLCSIPEAPLRDAAEDPPTYQVPQSPSLSADAIHEYGSIEKVNPDDADTELLKEGTNKKAFEQSQRAMSMKSLLRTLVNMPSHYRCLCISHLIGWTAFLSNMLFFTDFMGQIVYHGDPYSSHNSTEFLIYERGVEIGCWGLCINSLFSSLYSYFHKALVSYIGLKGLYFIGYLLFGLGTGFIGLFPNVYSTLALCSMFGVMSSTLYTVPFNLIAEYHLEEEKEKQRGAPGAPDKSGRGKGVDCAALTSMVQLAQILVGVGLGFLVNMAGSVIVVVITASAVALIGCCFVALFVRYVD, translated from the exons ATGAGTGGCAGCCATGGACAGACTGACACCCACACCTATCAATCCCTCTCGGAGGACTGCCCATTTGGATCTGTGGAGCAACCCAAGAGATCCACAGGGAGGCTCATCATGCACAGCATGGCCATGTTTGGCCGAGAGTTTTGCTACGCTGTGGAGGCCGCTTACGTGACTCCGGTTCTGCTCAGCGTGGGCCTGCCTAAAAGTTTGTACAGCATGGTGTGGCTCCTCAGCCCCATCTTGGGATTCCTTCTGCAGCCTGTGGTGGGATCCATCAGTGATCACTGTAGGGCCAGGTGGGGCCGCCGGAGACCCTACATCCTGACACTGGCCATCATGATGCTCTTGGGGATGGCCCTGTACCTCAATGGAGATGCTGTTGTATCAG ctTTGGTCGCTAACCCAAGGAGGAAGCTGGTTTGGGCCGTAAGCATCACCATGACAGGTGTGGTTCTCTTCGATTTTTCGGCTGACTTCATTGACGGGCCTATCAAAGCCTACTTGTTCGACGTCTGCTCCCACAAGGACAAGGAGAAGGGTCTCCACTACCACGCCCTCTTCACAG gttTTGGTGGCGCCCTTGGCTACCTTTTGGGTGCCATAGACTGGATGCATCTGGAACTGGGAAGGCTGCTGGGCACCGAGTTCCAGGTCATGTTCTTCTTCTCTGGCCTGGTGCTCACTTTGTGCTTTCTCGTCCACCTGTGCAGTATCCCTGAAGCCCCGCTCAGAGACGCTGCCGAAGACCCTCCCACTTACCAGGTCCCTCAGAGCCCATCGTTGTCGGCAGATGCAATTCACGAATATGGTTCTATTGAGAAAGTTAACCCCGATGATGCAGACACAGAGCTGTTAAAGGAAGggacaaacaaaaaagcctttgAACAG AGTCAGAGGGCAATGTCGATGAAGTCACTTCTGAGGACGTTAGTGAACATGCCTTCCCATTATCGCTGCCTTTGCATCAGCCACCTCATTGGATGGACAGCCTTCCTGTCAAACATGCTCTTCTTCACAGATTTCATGGGACAG ATTGTGTACCATGGGGATCCCTACAGTTCCCACAACTCCACAGAGTTCCTCATCTATGAGAGAGGAGTTGAGATTGGATGCTGGGGCTTGTGCATCAACTCCCTGTTCTCTTCACTTTATTCGT ACTTTCATAAAGCTTTGGTTTCCTACATCGGATTAAAGGGCCTTTATTTCATTGGATATTTGCTCTTTGGCCTGGGAACAGGATTCATAGGACTCTTTCCGAATGTCTACTCTACCCTGGCCCTCTGTTCTATGTTTGGTGTGATGTCCAGTACATTGTACACTGTGCCCTTTAACCTCATTGCCGAGTACCACcttgaggaggagaaggag AAGCAGCGGGGAGCCCCAGGAGCACCTGACAAGAGTGGAAGAGGCAAAGGTGTGGACTGTGCTGCCCTCACCTCCATGGTGCagctggctcagatcttggttggAGTTGGTCTGGGCTTCCTGGTCAACATGGCTGGGAGTGTCATTGTGGTGGTGATCACAGCCTCTGCAGTGGCACTGATAGGCTGTTGCTTTGTGGCTCTCTTTGTTAGATATGTAGATTAG